The genomic interval CCATTTTCCATGAAAAGAAGAATGTTCTGAAAGAGAACAATGATATTCACTTACATAATAAAAAATTGTTCCAAAAAAAAGCAAAAAAGAAGTTGTTAATATAACAACTTGTGTATTTAAAGTTACTACATGTGCAGGACGCCTAAAACCTTCATCTTTAAAAATTTTTAAAAAATATTTTTTTACAGTTAACCATACATATGAAAAAAAATTGAATAAAATGTTAAAACCTATTCCACCTAATATTAATAAAAAAGCAATAATTAATTGAAATATATAATTAAATCTTACAGATTGTGAATATAGTCCTTGACTCAAGGTAGAAAATCCACTATTACAAAAAGCAGATATAGAATGAAAAATAGAAAAAAACAAAATACTATCAGATTCTATTGTATTTTTATTTTTAATAGAAAAATAAATTAATAAAGTACCAATAAATTCCACTGTTAGAGTAAACATAACTACTTTAACAGCTAAGCTAAGAACGTTACTCGTTGTTTTTGTATTTAAAAAATTACTAACAAAAATAGCTTCCTTAAAAGAAAATCCATCTCTAAAAAAGTAACTAAAAAAAGAAGTTATAGTTAAAATACCTAAACCTCCTAATTCTATTAATATAAGTATAAATATTTTTCCTAAATATGTAAAATCTTTAGCTGTATCTAATACTACTAGCCCCGTCACACATACAGCACTAGTAGAAGTAAATAAAGCATCTATAAATGATATTTTTTTTACTGTAGATGCAGGAAGCATTAATAAAATAGATCCTAAAAAAGATAAAAAAACAAAACTTATAATGAATATAAAAGCAGGATTATGAATTTTAACGTATACTATTCGCATAAAATAAGTGACACGAATTAGTATATATAAAATTAAACTAATAAGCGTGGATATTTTTATATCTGCAGTTATCCTTCCATTATAAAAGAATGAAATTTTTACAAAAGAAAAAATAAGAGAAAGCGTCAATATCAAAAAGGATAAAAAAATCATAGACCTA from Blattabacterium cuenoti carries:
- a CDS encoding TrkH family potassium uptake protein, coding for MIQIRFQNFLDMFTPIIFIYIILSLGWKTFRFFNVEILLGIVLIISILHFFILFDKRIEKGYRSMIFLSFLILTLSLIFSFVKISFFYNGRITADIKISTLISLILYILIRVTYFMRIVYVKIHNPAFIFIISFVFLSFLGSILLMLPASTVKKISFIDALFTSTSAVCVTGLVVLDTAKDFTYLGKIFILILIELGGLGILTITSFFSYFFRDGFSFKEAIFVSNFLNTKTTSNVLSLAVKVVMFTLTVEFIGTLLIYFSIKNKNTIESDSILFFSIFHSISAFCNSGFSTLSQGLYSQSVRFNYIFQLIIAFLLILGGIGFNILFNFFSYVWLTVKKYFLKIFKDEGFRRPAHVVTLNTQVVILTTSFLLFFGTIFYYVSEYHCSLSEHSSFHGKWIVSFFSSATSRTAGFHVLNMSLLSPVTIFFTMLLMWIGASPASTGGGIKTSTFALALMNIISLSRGKNRLEIQRKEISQESIRLSFSIIMLSIIVIYMSILLIIFMDPKEDILSISFEVFSAFSTAGLSLGITSSLSNGSKLVLILLMLLGRIGVFNVMIGLLRKNKIGSHHYYRYPKGNILIN